The Rissa tridactyla isolate bRisTri1 chromosome 6, bRisTri1.patW.cur.20221130, whole genome shotgun sequence genome includes a region encoding these proteins:
- the TNK2 gene encoding activated CDC42 kinase 1 isoform X4, with protein MQAEEGTDWLLELLTELQLQQYFLRIRDELNVTRLSHFEYVKNEDLEKIGMGRPGQRRLWEAVKRRKAMCKRKSWMSKVFSGKRPESELPPQPQSTFRKPPTPPPPEAGGQHSLTCLVRERDLSLFEKLGDGSFGVVRRGEWCTPAGKTLNVAVKCLKTDVLSQPEALDDFIREVNAMHSLDHRNLIRLYGVVLSHPMKMVTELAPLGSLLDRLRKNQGHFLISTLCQYAIQVAKGMAYLESKRFIHRDLAARNILLASNELVKIGDFGLMRALPKNDDHYVMQEHRKVPFAWCAPESLKTRTFSHASDTWMFGVTLWEMFTYGQEPWIGLNGSQILHKIDKEGERLPRPEDCPQDIYNVMLQCWAHKPEDRPTFVALRDFLVEAQPTDMRALQDFEEPDKLHIQMNDIITVIEGRAENYWWRGQNKRTLKVGQFPRNTVTSVAGLSAHDISQPLKNSFIHTGHGDTNPQHCWGFPDKIDELYLGNPMDPPDILGVDPSTARPTQLPGRVKRQPPPRPPQPTVLLTKPCYDPVSEEEEGLPGGLRKLCLKKPGAGKGLRPVKPSARVPGTKVGERQPGRLASEGPAGGEVTLIDFGEEVPQGSPSPVGELTAPSLVKLAMEAFSLLDKTPPQSPTRALPRPLHPTPVVDWDARPLPPPPAYDDVAQDEDDFEVCSITSPPSRRGKTNYGFVDEGERGPALEDNLFLPPKEPKQPSLTQTTELFEELQQECMKRLNVPLGPAAPADDKPQIPPRVPIPPRPLRRNEPGRWSGELSPASGGEEDRPPQIPPRDPLSQPTSRTPSPMALQVGSPQQRAALCSCLSTSPGKPMPTTQSFALDPKYATPKVIQAQGKDCSKGPCILPIVKDGQKVSSTHYYLLPERPAYLDKYEKFFKEAKSPEEVSASRLVTTATVRPMVQQPLPDCKANFSSNNSNPGPKCLVKASCSLQKIVYDGPDGCRPADKIRLVQDTVHGVTTEECQAALQNHGWNIQRAIQYLKVEQLFCLGLKSRGECHRVLEMFDWNLAQASSHLLDPYSTTRQKR; from the exons ATGCAGGCGGAGGAGGGCACGGActggctgctggagctgctcaccgagctgcagctgcagcagtacTTTCTGCGCATCCGGGACGAGCTCAATGTCACCCGCCTCTCCCACTTCGAGTACGTCAAAAATGAGGATCTCGAGAAGATCGGCATGGGACGCCCCG GCCAGCGGCGGCTGTGGGAGGCGGTGAAGCGGAGGAAAGCCATGTGCAAGCGGAAATCCTGGATGAGCAAG GTGTTCAGTGGGAAGCGCCCTGAGTCGGAgctgccaccccagccccagagcaCCTTCCGCAAGCCCCCCACGCCACCGCCCCCCGAAGCCGGGGGCCAGCACTCCCTCACCTGCCTTGTGCGGGAGCGGGACCTCTCGCTCTTTGAGAAGCTGGGCGACGGCTCCTTTGGCGTTGTGCGTCGCGGCGAGTGGTGCACACCTGCCGGCAAGACG CTGAATGTGGCGGTGAAATGCCTCAAGACGGATGTGCTGAGCCAGCCAGAGGCACTGGACGACTTCATCCGGGAGGTGAACGCCATGCACTCCCTGGACCACAGGAACCTCATCCGCCTCTATGGCGTGGTGCTCTCCCACCCTATGAAGATG GTGACAGAGCTGGCCCCGCTGGGCTCCCTCCTGGACCGCCTGCGGAAGAACCAAGGCCATTTTCTCATCTCCACCCTCTGCCAGTATGCCATACAGGTGGCCAAGGGCATGGCCTACCTGGAGTCCAAGCGCTTCATCCACCGCGACCTGGCTGCCCGTAACATCCTGCTGGCCTCCAACGAGCTGGTCAAGATCGGGGACTTTGGGCTGATGCGGGCCCTACCCAAAAATGACGACCACTACGTAATGCAGGAGCATCGCAAGGTCCCCTTTGCCTG GTGTGCTCCTGAGAGCCTGAAGACGCGCACCTTCTCCCACGCCAGTGACACCTGGATGTTCGGGGTGACCCTCTGGGAGATGTTCACCTATGGGCAGGAACCTTGGATTGGCCTCAATGGCAGCCAG atcctgcaCAAGATAGACAAGGAGGGTGAGCGGCTGCCGCGGCCTGAGGACTGTCCCCAGGACATCTACAATGTCATGCTGCAGTGCTGGGCGCACAAGCCTGAGGACCGACCCACCTTCGTGGCCTTGCGGGACTTCTTGGTGGAG gcGCAGCCCACCGACATGAGAGCACTGCAGGACTTCGAGGAGCCTGACAAGCTGCACATCCAGATGAACGACATCATCACTGTCATCGAGGGCAG GGCCGAGAATTACTGGTGGCGGGGTCAGAATAAACGGACCCTAAAAGTGGGCCAGTTCCCCCGAAACACGGTGACCTCGGTGGCAGGGCTGTCGGCCCATGACATCAGCCAGCCGCTTAAAAACAGCTTCATCCACACAGGCCATGGAGACACCAACCCGCAGCACTGCTGGGGGTTTCCCGATAAAATTGATGA gcTGTACCTGGGAAATCCCATGGACCCTCCTGACATTTTAGGTGTGGACCCGAGCACTGCCAGACCCACCCAGCTTCCAGGAAGGGTTAAAA ggcagccgCCTCCGCGCCCACCTCAGCCTACCGTCCTGCTCACCA AGCCCTGCTACGATCCAgtcagtgaggaggaggaaggtctgCCAGGGGGTCTCCGGAAGCTCTGCCTGAAGAAGCCAGGTGCAGGGAAGGGTCTGCGACCGGTGAAGCCGTCGGCACGGGTGCCGGGAACCAAGGTGGGCGAGCGGCAACCCGGCCGACTGGCAAGTGAGGGGCCAGCAGGTGGCGAAGTGACCCTCATCGATTTTGGGGAGGAGGTGCCCCAAGGTAGTCCCTCACCTGTGGGGGAGCTGACAGCCCCATCGTTGGTCAAGCTGGCTATGGAGGCCTTCTCCTTGCTGGACAAGACCCCACCACAGAGCCCCACACGGGCTCTACCCCGGCCCCTCCACCCCACACCAGTGGTGGACTGGGACGCCCGCCCCTTGCCCCCACCGCCTGCCTATGATGATGTGGCACAGGACGAGGATGACTTCGAGGTCTGCTCCATCACCAGCCCCCCGAGCCGGCGGGGCAAGACCAATTACGGCTTTGTGGATGAGGGTGAGCGGGGACCGGCACTGGAGGACAACCTCTTCCTGCCCCCCAAGGAGCCCAAGCAGCCCAGCCTGACACAGACCACCGAGCTctttgaggagctgcagcaggagtgCATGAAGAGGCTCAACGTTCCCCTGGGACCAGCTGCCCCCGCTGACGACAAACCCCAAATCccgccccgtgtccccatcccaccccggccCTTACGCCGCAATGAGCCCGGGCGCTGGTCAGGGGAGCTTTCTCCAGCTTCGGGGGGCGAGGAAGACCGGCCGCCCCAGATTCCCCCCCGGGACCCGCTGTCGCAGCCCACCTCCCGGACACCCAGCCCCATGGCCCTGCAGGTGGGCTCCCCCCAGCAACGTgcagccctctgctcctgcctctccaccTCGCCAGGGAAGCCCATGCCCACCACGCAGAGCTTCGCCCTTGACCCCAAGTACGCCACCCCCAAGGTCATCCAGGCACAGGGCAAGGACTGCTCCAAGGGACCCTGCATCCTGCCCATCGTGAAGGATGGGCAGAAGGTCAGCAGCACCCACTACTACCTGCTGCCCGAGCGCCCTGCTTACCTGGACAAATATGAGAAGTTTTTCAAGGAGGCCAAAAGCCCTGAGGAGGTGTCGGCATCCCGCCTGGTCACCACAGCCACCGTCCGTCCCATGGTGCAGCAGCCACTGCCAGACTGCAAGGCCAACTTTTCCTCCAACAACAGCAACCCGGGGCCCAAGTGCCTGGTAAAAGCCTCCTGCAGCCTCCAGAAGATCGTCTATGATGGGCCGGACGGCTGCCGCCCCGCCGACAAGATCCGGCTG GTGCAGGACACAGTGCACGGTGTGACCACCGAGGAGTGCCAGGCAGCCCTGCAGAACCACGGCTGGAACATCCAACGGGCTATCCAGTACCTGAAG GTGGAGCAGCTCTTCTGCCTGGGGCTGAAGTCCCGTGGCGAGTGCCATCGGGTGCTGGAGATGTTCGACTGGAACCTGGCCCAGGCCAGCTCCCACCTCCTCGATCCCTACAGCACCACCCGCCAGAA GCGGTGA